Proteins encoded within one genomic window of Triticum aestivum cultivar Chinese Spring chromosome 2D, IWGSC CS RefSeq v2.1, whole genome shotgun sequence:
- the LOC123049805 gene encoding auxin-responsive protein SAUR71: MKKGGLLRCVSTGACRVAPGAVAEMAISPTASGKVPAGHVPVEVGAEGEETERFLVPAELLGRPPIAELLRRAAQEYGYARRGPLRIPCPVAAFRRLLSALAGGDRGHTPVYYAVVV; this comes from the coding sequence ATGAAGAAGGGGGGTCTGCTGCGGTGCGTGTCGACGGGGGCGTGCAGGGTGGCGCCGGGGGCCGTGGCGGAGATGGCCATCTCGCCGACGGCGTCGGGGAAGGTGCCGGCGGGGCACGTGCCGGTGGAGGTGGGCGCGGAGGGGGAGGAGACGGAGCGCTTCCTCGTGCCGGCCGAGCTGCTGGGCCGCCCTCCCATCGCCGAGCTGCTCCGCCGGGCCGCGCAGGAGTACGGCTACGCGCGACGCGGCCCGCTCCGCatcccctgccccgtcgccgccttCCGCCGTCTCCTCAGCGCGCTCGCCGGCGGGGACAGGGGCCACACGCCCGTCTACTACGCCGTCGTCGTCTGA